A single Lolium perenne isolate Kyuss_39 chromosome 6, Kyuss_2.0, whole genome shotgun sequence DNA region contains:
- the LOC127306652 gene encoding 7-deoxyloganetin glucosyltransferase — protein MGSMGGVAVGVADEKPHAVCLPYPAQGHITPMLNVAKLLHARGFHVTFVNSEYNHARLVRTRGAAALAGVPGFRFATIPDGMPSIDDNDDDVTQDIPALCKSTTETCLEPFRRLLADINGSASAEGHPPVTCVVSDVIMGFSMDAAKELGLPYVQLWTASAVSYLAYHHYRLLIHRAIFPLKDVKQLTDGYLNTPVEDVPGLRSMRLRDFPSFIRSMDPDEFMVGYAIKETARTTSASAVIINSFADLEGQEVDAMETLLGLPKVYMLGPLPLVATAPHSTAIISGLSLWKEQEECLQWLHGKDPGSVVYVNFGSIVVMTNEQLVEFAWGLANSGREFIWIIRRDLVKGDAAVLPPEFLAATAERGFMASWCPQQEVLNHPAVGAFLTHSGWNSALESICGGVPVLSWPFFADQQTNCHYQCNEWGVGMEIDSNVQRDEVSSLITELMEGEKGKAMRKRAEEWREKAVMAAKPDGSAHRNFDELVRDVLLAKH, from the exons ATGGGCTCAATGGGAGGAGTCGCAGTCGGAGTGGCCGACGAGAAGCCACACGCCGTGTGCTTGCCGTACCCGGCGCAGGGGCACATCACCCCGATGCTCAACGTCGCCAAGCTGCTCCACGCCCGCGGCTTCCACGTCACCTTCGTCAACTCCGAGTACAACCACGCTCGCCTCGTCCGCACGCGGGGCGCCGCCGCGCTAGCTGGCGTCCCAGGCTTCCGCTTTGCCACCATCCCCGACGGCATGCCGTCCATCGACGACAATGATGACGACGTCACGCAGGACATTCCGGCTCTATGCAAGTCCACCACGGAGACCTGCCTCGAGCCTTTCCGCCGCCTCCTCGCTGACATCAATGGCTCGGCCTCCGCGGAGGGACACCCACCCGTGACCTGCGTGGTCTCGGATGTCATCATGGGTTTCTCCATGGACGCCGCCAAGGAGCTTGGCCTCCCCTACGTCCAGCTCTGGACAGCCAGCGCCGTCAGCTACCTCGCGTACCACCACTACCGCCTCCTCATCCACCGTGCCATTTTCCCACTTAAAG ATGTCAAGCAGCTGACGGATGGATACCTCAACACGCCGGTCGAGGACGTGCCGGGGCTGAGGAGCATGAGGCTAAGGGACTTCCCGAGCTTCATACGCTCCATGGACCCAGATGAGTTCATGGTAGGGTACGCCATCAAGGAGACGGCGCGCACGACCAGCGCGTCCGCCGTGATCATCAACAGCTTCGCCGACCTCGAGGGCCAAGAGGTGGATGCCATGGAGACGCTCCTCGGCCTGCCCAAGGTCTACATGCTCGGCCCTCTCCCTCTTGTCGCCACCGCGCCGCACTCGACGGCCATCATCAGCGGCCTCAGCCTGTGGAAGGAGCAGGAGGAGTGCCTGCAGTGGCTCCACGGCAAGGACCCCGGCTCTGTCGTGTACGTGAACTTTGGGAGCATCGTCGTCATGACAAACGAGCAGCTGGTAGAGTTCGCGTGGGGGCTGGCCAACAGCGGCAGGGAGTTCATTTGGATCATCCGTCGTGACCTCGTCAAGGGCGATGCCGCGGTGCTTCCCCCGGAATTCCTAGCGGCGACTGCGGAGCGCGGGTTCATGGCTTCCTGGTGCCCGCAGCAGGAAGTGCTGAACCACCCGGCGGTTGGCGCGTTCCTGACGCACAGCGGCTGGAACTCAGCGCTGGAGAGCATctgcggcggcgtgccggtcctcaGCTGGCCCTTCTTCGCGGACCAGCAGACGAACTGCCACTACCAGTGTAACGAGTGGGGCGTCGGCATGGAGATCGACAGCAACGTTCAGCGCGACGAGGTCTCCAGCCTTATCACGGAACTCATGGAGGGAGAGAAGGGTAAGGCCATgaggaagagggcggaggaaTGGCGTGAGAAGGCGGTCATGGCCGCGAAACCAGACGGTTCGGCCCACCGTAATTTTGACGAGTTGGTCCGTGATGTGCTCCTGGCCAAGCACTAG